Proteins encoded together in one Cherax quadricarinatus isolate ZL_2023a chromosome 68, ASM3850222v1, whole genome shotgun sequence window:
- the LOC138854731 gene encoding uncharacterized protein, with product MLIAVWRLAQADHNSGHGKKQEEHGHLAGHGGTAFSFDIGHGLGHGYAYHASKAGKANVRHASSSYAELGSQEMGLGSSYEQGKSSGHVGHAGTYISGQGHGYVQQSGHGYVNAVMVGQYGGSGISSHAHGGGHGGYGKTYEMPYGGNLNGNTYGKAYGGSHGGYGNAYGRSYGASHSGNGDIHGRNNFKFGKGCSGNFFSGHANSHGTGYGGSYLSGYGNGHGASAEDEYFKGHVLTYEDAYRGYSCGGYWKGIPSGHGHGYGGNTGYGGSYSDGHGQSGSIGHTGVVGKGYGYGGESGHGGSAGHGGGSGHGGSSRHGGSSRHGSDYNQGHGYAGGSSGYIVDNGHGRSLGHSGGNDKGEGPASSFGHGASYDKRQGHASSLGLGGGHGKAQGHASSLGHGGDYGKKQGHTSSLGHSGGSSSYDIVKGHVSNLGHSVSSAGYDKEQGHASSLGHDGGYVKEQGHASSLGHSGGSSSYDIVKGHVSNLGHSVSSAGYDKEQGEASSLEDLSGIDNDNHDKKQLQGSHGSDHVQLTSTSHGSNNPKITFAIGHVSHSGHGYQHAKGNVMSTMS from the coding sequence ATGTTAATTGCGGTGTGGAGGTTGGCGCAAGCTGACCACAATAGCGGACACGGCAAGAAACAGGAAGAACACGGCCATCTTGCTGGACACGGAGGCACAGCGTTTAGTTTTGATATCGGACACGGATTAGGACATGGATATGCGTATCACGCCAGCAAAGCTGGGAAAGCGAACGTGAGACATGCGTCCAGCAGTTACGCTGAGTTGGGATCTCAGGAAATGGGTCTAGGCTCCAGTTATGAGCAGGGCAAGAGTAGTGGACACGTGGGACACGCTGGTACCTACATCAGCGGTCAGGGACACGGCTACGTACAACAGAGTGGACATGGGTACGTCAACGCGGTAATGGTAGGTCAATATGGTGGTTCAGGCATTAGCAGCCATGCTCATGGTGGGGGTCACGGTGGCTATGGCAAGACGTATGAGATGCCATATGGTGGAAACCTCAATGGGAACACTTATGGCAAGGCATATGGTGGGAGTCACGGCGGATATGGCAACGCCTATGGCAGGTCCTATGGTGCAAGTCACAGTGGCAATGGCGACATCCATGGCAGAAATAATTTTAAATTTGGCAAGGGATGTAGTGGCAATTTCTTTAGTGGACATGCCAACAGCCATGGCACAGGCTATGGTGGCAGTTACCTTAGTGGATATGGAAATGGACACGGGGCTAGTGCTGAAGACGAATACTTTAAAGGACACGTGTTGACGTACGAAGATGCATACCGCGGGTACAGTTGTGGGGGATACTGGAAAGGTATCCCTTCTGGGCATGGACATGGGTATGGCGGTAATACAGGATATGGGGGTAGTTATAGCGATGGACATGGGCAAAGTGGCAGTATAGGACACACTGGTGTTGTCGGTAAAGGATACGGCtatggtggtgagagtgggcATGGTGGTAGCGCTGGACATGGGGGCGGTAGCGGACACGGGGGTAGTAGCAGACATGGGGGTAGTAGCAGACATGGTAGTGACTACAATCAAGGACATGGGTATGCCGGTGGCAGCTCTGGTTATATTGTAGACAACGGACACGGTAGGAGCTTAGGACATTCCGGTGGTAATGATAAGGGAGAAGGACCTGCTAGCAGTTTCGGACATGGTGCTAGTTATGATAAGAGACAGGGGCATGCAAGCAGTTTAGGACTTGGTGGGGGCCACGGAAAGGCCCAAGGACATGCCAGTAGCTTAGGACATGGCGGAGACTACGGAAAAAAACAAGGACATACTAGTAGCTTAGGACATTCAGGCGGTTCCAGTAGTTACGATATCGTAAAAGGACACGTTAGCAACTTAGGACATTCCGTTAGTTCCGCTGGCTACGATAAGGAACAGGGACATGCCAGCAGCTTAGGACATGACGGAGGCTACGTAAAAGAGCAAGGACATGCTAGCAGCTTAGGACATTCAGGCGGTTCCAGTAGTTACGATATCGTAAAAGGACACGTTAGCAACTTAGGACATTCCGTTAGTTCCGCTGGCTACGATAAGGAACAGGGAGAGGCCAGCAGCTTGGAAGATCTAAGCGGTATCGATAACGATAACCACGACAAGAAACAGCTACAAGGCAGTCATGGTAGCGATCACGTCCAGCTAACATCAACCTCACACGGCAGTAACAATCCGAAGATAACCTTTGCTATAGGACACGTGTCTCACTCTGGACATGGTTATCAACACGCTAAAGGAAATGTAATGAGCACAATGTCTTGA
- the LOC128697622 gene encoding keratin-associated protein 19-2, translating to MKTMLALVVLAVVATLCQAGVYGGYGYGHGGFGGGYGYGGGHGGYGYASGVSTNNFHLAGPRYGGIIGYGHGGGYGGGYGGYGGYGHGGYGGFGFGGGFGGHGGYGYGK from the exons ATG AAGACGATGCTTGCACTAGTAGTCTTGGCCGTCGTGGCTACCCTTTGTCAGGCCGGTGTTTACGGTGGCTACGGCTATGGACATGGTGGCTTCGGTGGTGGATACGGCTACGGAGGAGGACATGGAGGTTACGGCTATGCCAGTGGAGTGTCTACCAACAACTTCCACCTTGCTGGTCCCAGATATGGTGGAATCATCGGATATGGACATGGTGGTGGATATGGTGGCGGCTACGGTGGCTATGGCGGCTACGGACATGGAGGGTATGGTGGCTTTGGCTTCGGTGGCGGTTTCGGTGGCCACGGTGGATACGGATACGGCAAGTAA
- the LOC128697894 gene encoding uncharacterized protein: MKSMLAIVVMAVVATLCQTGVHAGYGYGGGHGGGHGGGYGYGGHGGYGYASGVSTNNFHLAGPRYGGIIGYGHGGGYGHGGGYGYGGGYGGYGGGHGGYGYGNGYGGGHGGGYGYGGHGGYGYASGVSTNNFHLAGPRYGGIIGYGHGGGHGGGYGYGGYGGYGGGYGGHGGFGFGGGHGGYGYEKICALGLDLLHTMKSMLALVVMAVVATLCQTGVHAGYGYGGGHGGGHGGGYGYGGGHGGYGYASGASTNNFHLAGPRYGGIIGYGHGGGYGHGGGYGHGGGYGYGGGYGGGYGGYGGGHGGYGYGK; this comes from the exons ATG AAGTCGATGCTTGCAATTGTGGTCATGGCCGTCGTTGCCACTCTTTGTCAAACCGGTGTACACGCTGGCTACGGTTATGGTGGTGGACACGGCGGTGGACATGGTGGTGGATACGGCTATGGAGGACATGGAGGCTACGGCTATGCCAGCGGAGTATCTACCAACAACTTCCATCTCGCTGGTCCCAGATATGGCGGGATTATCGGATATGGCCATGGCGGAGGATATGGCCATGGTGGCGGCTATGGCTACGGAGGAGGCTACGGAGGATATGGTGGCGGCCATGGTGGATATGGATACGGCA ACGGCTATGGTGGTGGACATGGTGGTGGATACGGCTACGGAGGACATGGAGGCTATGGTTATGCCAGCGGAGTATCTACCAACAACTTCCACCTCGCTGGACCCAGATATGGGGGAATTATCGGATATGGCCATGGCGGAGGACACGGCGGAGGCTATGGCTATGGTGGCTATGGAGGATACGGTGGCGGCTACGGTGGTCATGGTGGCTTTGGCTTTGGTGGCGGCCATGGCGGATACGGATACG AGAAAATA TGTGCCTTAGGACTTGACTTGCTCCACACCATG AAGTCGATGCTTGCATTAGTGGTCATGGCCGTCGTGGCCACCCTTTGTCAGACCGGTGTACATGCTGGCTACGGCTATGGTGGTGGACACGGTGGTGGACATGGTGGTGGATACGGTTACGGAGGAGGACATGGAGGCTACGGCTATGCCAGCGGAGCATCTACCAACAACTTCCACCTCGCTGGTCCCAGATATGGCGGGATTATCGGATATGGCCATGGCGGAGGATATGGCCACGGCGGAGGATATGGCCACGGTGGCGGCTATGGCTACGGAGGAGGCTACGGAGGAGGCTACGGAGGATATGGTGGCGGCCATGGTGGATATGGATACGGCAAGTAA